In Candidatus Kryptoniota bacterium, the sequence GGTCAAGAAGTGGGTCGACAGATTTGCGAAGTACGGCAAGAAAGGACTGATCGACAAGAGATTCAAGGCTCCTCTGAAGTCTAAGAGTAGATCAAGGTAATTACGTTCAAGAGTTAGTACCTTAACACGTAGCACCCGCCTTCGCGGATATTAACGGAGGCGGGTGAACTTTCTAAGGTCAACGCGGCTTGCATCTCATTCCCAGGATTCTTCCATTATGATACAAAGCATGACCGGTTTCGGCAAGGGTGAATCCACCGTGGGCGGGTTCACAGCGACAGCTGAAGTAAGAAGCGTGAACAGTCGCTATCTCGAAGTATATGTCAAGCTCCCTCAATCTCTTGCGACTAAGGAAATTGAAGTGAGGGAGATGATCAGGCAGCGTCTTGGACGGGGGAAAGTCTCTCTCGTTGTCTCCTCGAACAACTCCCGGACTGACGACCAAATTTCCGTTGACATCGATTCTGTTAGCAGGATAATCACGCTTCTCAAGCAGCTTAAAAAATCCGCGAAGATAACCTCGCCCCTTAAATTAGAGCACCTCCTCGTCTTTAAGGATCTGTTTAAGGGGTCGACAGAAGAATTGTCGAACGGTGAGGAGTGGGAGGCTGTAAGAGGCGCTGTGGATAGCGCCCTGGCACAACTCCAGGAGGCACGGACAGCGGAGGGGCAATCGCTTAAGAACGATCTCCGTGCGCGCATAAGCAGGCTTAATGAGGCGATAGACCGGATCGACAAGCTGGCTCGTCTCAGGGCGGAGGAAGGTAAGGCGAAGTTGAGGCAGAAGGTCGATGAGGTGATGAACGGTAAAGAGGTCGACTCGAGTCGCCTCGAACTCGAAATCGTTCTTCTCGCGGACAAGCTAGACATCACGGAAGAAGTGGTTAGATTCAGAACACACAACGAGTTCTTCATGAAGCTTCTGGAAGGCGAAGATTCGAACGGCAGACGTTTGAATTTTCTTCTTCAGGAGATGAACAGGGAGACCAATACGATGGGGTCCAAATCGTTTGATGTGGAAATGTCTCATCTTGTCGTGGAGATGAAAGAAGAGCTCGAAAGAATCAGAGAACAAGTTCAGAACCTGGAATGAAGATTCGCGGCCAGCTTCTGGTTATATCTGCCCCGAGCGGAGGGGGGAAGACGACGATCGTGCAAGAAATCCTGAAGCGATTCCCTGCATTCAGGTTTTCGGTTTCAGCGACGACGCGGGAGAAGAGGAAGGGCGAAACCGATGGGAAGGACTATTTCTTCCTTACGAGAGCAGAATTTGAAAAGAAGATAGCCGATGGTGATCTCGTTGAACACGAGGAGATCTATTCGAATTATTACGGGACATTGAAAAGCGAAATCGAGAAGGCTCTTACGAACGGCGAAAATATTGTGTTTGATGTCGATGTGAATGGTGCACTTTCCATCAAGAAGAAATTCCCTGAGGCAATTCTCATTTTTGTGAGGCCTCCAACCCTCGAAATTCTGAGGAACAGGCTGGAAGGTCGGGGTAGCGAAAGTGCAGAACAGGTGAACCGGCGGATGGCGAGGGTACCTATGGAACTTGAGAAAGGCGCCGGTTTTGACTATATTGTAATTAACGACGATCTCAAGAGGGCGGTTGATGAAGTCTTTGAAATCGTCGCAAAACATTTGTCCCAAGGATCGAGAGAAAAGGAGTACTCGGGTGGCACTAAAGCCGATTGATTTGACCCAGCTTGACATCGTAACTGGAAATGCTTATGAAGCGATCATCGTTTCATCGCGGCGCGCAAGACAGATTAGTGATGAGAGAAAAGTTGAATTTGCTCAGCGGCTTGAAGGAGTGAAACAGATTCAGGAATCTCTTGAGGAAGACGAAAAAGTAAACCCAGAGCAAGTCGAGCTGAGCAAGGAGTTTGACAAGCTTGAAAAGCCGACAGAACAATCCCTCAATGAGCTGCTGGCCGGCAAGATCGTTTACAGATATAAATCCCCTCAGTAAGAAATCTGGTGCTGACATGCGCACCCTTTGTCTTCGGGTGAAGTAAAGGATTTCGTGCATGTCTTCCCTCGCGGGTAAGAAAATAATTCTCGGAGTTTCAGGAAGCATTGCCGCGTACAAAAGTGCGTACCTTCTTCGCGAGCTTCTGAGAGAGGGCGCCGAAGTCAGAGTGGTAATGACTCCTTCGGCCGTAAATTTCGTTGCTCCGCTTACATTTTCTACTTTATCCAGGCATCAGGTCTACATTGAAATGTTTCCTGACAGAACGCGTTCAACAGATGCCTCGACCTGGCACATCGATCTCGCGCTCTGGGCTGATGCAATGTTGATTGCGCCGGCCACCGCCTCGACAATCGCGAAAATCACCTCCGGGGTAGCGGATAATTTTCTGACTTCTCTCGTGCTTGCGTTGCGCTGTCCTCTTGTGATCGCACCGGCAATGGACGTAGACATGCTTCTTCATCCGACCACGAGCACGAACATCTCTAAGTTGAAAGAACGAGGCGTTTTCGTCATAGATCCCGAAGAAGGTGAACTTGCAAGCGGACTTAGCGGCGCAGGACGTCTGGCTGAGGTAAACAGGGTCATAGAGTATCTTACCTCCTTTTTCCTCGGTCATCAGTTGGACCTTGCCGGCAGGAAGATCCTCGTGACTGCGGGTCCGACACAGGAGCCGATCGACGCGGTACGCTATGTCTCGAACAGGAGCTCCGGCAAAATGGGATTTGCCTTGGCGACGGCGGCTGCCAACCGGGGCGCGGAAGTGAGGTTGATTTCAGGACCTGTTTCTCTCGAAACACCGCGAAACGTCCTGAGGGAGAGCGTCTCGACGGCCGAAGAGATGCTCCAGGCCGTAGTGCGAAATATCGAGTGGTGCGACACACTCGTAATGACAGCAGCTGTCGCCGATTACAAGGTAGCTAGTCCTTCAGACAGGAAGATAAAGAAGTCCGAATTCAACGCTGGACAGCAGAGGTTTGAGCTTGTAGAGACGGCAGATATCCTCAGGTCCATTTCATCATTGAAGGGCGACCGAACATACATCGGATTTGCCCTTGAGACTGAAGACGAGATTGCGAATGCCCGGGCCAAGCTCAGCGCGAAATCGCTCGACTTGATAGTTGTAAACAACGCGCGCGAAGAAGGCGCAGGGTTCGGCACAGACACGAACAAGGTGACGATCTTGAAGGCCGACGGCAGCGAACCTATCGAGCTCCCACTCCTTCCGAAGTACGAGGTCGGTATGCGGATCCTTGACCTGATAAAGGGGTGATTG encodes:
- a CDS encoding helix-turn-helix domain-containing protein encodes the protein MMSDVQKRMKIVETYKRLGSLRGTAARLDQNVKTVKKWVDRFAKYGKKGLIDKRFKAPLKSKSRSR
- a CDS encoding YicC/YloC family endoribonuclease; the encoded protein is MIQSMTGFGKGESTVGGFTATAEVRSVNSRYLEVYVKLPQSLATKEIEVREMIRQRLGRGKVSLVVSSNNSRTDDQISVDIDSVSRIITLLKQLKKSAKITSPLKLEHLLVFKDLFKGSTEELSNGEEWEAVRGAVDSALAQLQEARTAEGQSLKNDLRARISRLNEAIDRIDKLARLRAEEGKAKLRQKVDEVMNGKEVDSSRLELEIVLLADKLDITEEVVRFRTHNEFFMKLLEGEDSNGRRLNFLLQEMNRETNTMGSKSFDVEMSHLVVEMKEELERIREQVQNLE
- the gmk gene encoding guanylate kinase; amino-acid sequence: MKIRGQLLVISAPSGGGKTTIVQEILKRFPAFRFSVSATTREKRKGETDGKDYFFLTRAEFEKKIADGDLVEHEEIYSNYYGTLKSEIEKALTNGENIVFDVDVNGALSIKKKFPEAILIFVRPPTLEILRNRLEGRGSESAEQVNRRMARVPMELEKGAGFDYIVINDDLKRAVDEVFEIVAKHLSQGSREKEYSGGTKAD
- a CDS encoding DNA-directed RNA polymerase subunit omega → MALKPIDLTQLDIVTGNAYEAIIVSSRRARQISDERKVEFAQRLEGVKQIQESLEEDEKVNPEQVELSKEFDKLEKPTEQSLNELLAGKIVYRYKSPQ
- the coaBC gene encoding bifunctional phosphopantothenoylcysteine decarboxylase/phosphopantothenate--cysteine ligase CoaBC translates to MSSLAGKKIILGVSGSIAAYKSAYLLRELLREGAEVRVVMTPSAVNFVAPLTFSTLSRHQVYIEMFPDRTRSTDASTWHIDLALWADAMLIAPATASTIAKITSGVADNFLTSLVLALRCPLVIAPAMDVDMLLHPTTSTNISKLKERGVFVIDPEEGELASGLSGAGRLAEVNRVIEYLTSFFLGHQLDLAGRKILVTAGPTQEPIDAVRYVSNRSSGKMGFALATAAANRGAEVRLISGPVSLETPRNVLRESVSTAEEMLQAVVRNIEWCDTLVMTAAVADYKVASPSDRKIKKSEFNAGQQRFELVETADILRSISSLKGDRTYIGFALETEDEIANARAKLSAKSLDLIVVNNAREEGAGFGTDTNKVTILKADGSEPIELPLLPKYEVGMRILDLIKG